In one window of Methanoculleus thermophilus DNA:
- a CDS encoding P-loop domain-containing protein has product MSGAAESWQGQVHRIIADLDGGRVRIDREAARDLVNTYLVRSLDTTALRFSIPVLLPVQIFDLGGDGAVGVIIEAIKAAVPTERDLGPIAGIGTEHPAHCLQNVEPVTLIASNSALGTNLWRPDNENRIDGSGLHLVVRGALPYPGPPTHATVREVLERLGSLLEAIDRVVRRVPERDLAAARELSIDQKALRRALPKMGLVAFIGDGTRPARQFTQFRCHHRIAGPKEGTHIPFRCPLELDPVEVELAGSGRVVTGLGLQRREVFAVAGSNAEGKSTFLHAVIAGQDDHAAGDGRELLVSLGGIAQAEAGERHLDRADVSLFFGRLPPGIDGHPGAASGQGSGSLVMAHEIQTALSAGVPILILDEDRSATNLLVPGCLQSGEVTPLSTLLATRREALGETTLIYAASSLDILIAQADRILQLSGHEARGLDPREFRRRLDRYLVEVREHLAAKDR; this is encoded by the coding sequence ATGAGCGGGGCGGCGGAATCCTGGCAGGGGCAGGTTCACCGGATCATCGCGGATCTTGACGGGGGCCGGGTGCGCATCGACCGGGAGGCAGCGCGTGACCTCGTCAACACGTACCTTGTCCGGTCGCTCGATACAACGGCGCTCCGGTTCAGCATCCCGGTGCTGCTCCCGGTACAGATTTTCGATCTGGGTGGCGATGGGGCTGTCGGGGTGATTATCGAGGCAATCAAGGCGGCGGTCCCCACCGAGCGGGACCTCGGTCCGATAGCCGGGATCGGGACGGAGCACCCCGCCCACTGCCTGCAGAACGTGGAGCCGGTCACGCTGATCGCGTCAAACAGTGCCCTCGGAACGAACCTCTGGCGTCCGGACAACGAGAATCGGATTGACGGCTCCGGGCTTCATCTCGTCGTCAGGGGCGCCCTCCCGTACCCGGGCCCGCCCACGCATGCCACGGTAAGAGAGGTTCTCGAGCGGCTCGGATCACTCCTCGAGGCGATCGATCGTGTCGTGCGCCGGGTGCCCGAGAGGGACCTTGCCGCGGCCCGAGAACTCTCCATCGACCAGAAGGCGCTCCGACGCGCTCTCCCGAAGATGGGGCTTGTGGCATTCATCGGCGACGGGACGCGGCCGGCCCGCCAGTTCACTCAGTTTCGGTGTCACCACCGGATCGCGGGCCCGAAAGAGGGGACGCACATCCCCTTCCGATGCCCGTTGGAACTCGATCCGGTCGAGGTGGAACTCGCCGGGAGCGGCAGGGTCGTGACCGGTCTTGGGCTGCAGCGGCGGGAGGTCTTTGCGGTCGCGGGCTCGAACGCCGAGGGAAAGAGCACCTTCCTTCATGCGGTCATCGCCGGACAGGACGACCATGCCGCAGGGGACGGGCGGGAACTCCTCGTCAGCCTGGGCGGGATCGCCCAGGCTGAGGCAGGCGAGCGCCACCTTGATAGGGCGGACGTCAGCCTCTTCTTTGGCCGCCTCCCGCCCGGGATCGACGGCCATCCCGGGGCGGCATCCGGTCAGGGGAGCGGGTCGCTTGTGATGGCGCACGAGATCCAGACCGCGCTCTCGGCCGGGGTGCCGATCCTCATCCTCGACGAGGACCGTTCCGCGACAAATCTGCTGGTTCCGGGCTGCCTCCAGAGCGGCGAGGTGACGCCGTTATCGACACTGCTCGCCACCCGGCGAGAGGCGCTCGGGGAGACGACGCTCATCTACGCAGCATCATCGCTCGACATCCTGATCGCGCAGGCCGATCGTATCCTGCAGTTGTCGGGCCACGAGGCGCGGGGCCTCGATCCCCGGGAGTTCCGGCGCCGGCTGGATCGGTACCTGGTGGAGGTACGGGAGCACCTCGCGGCAAAAGACCGGTAG
- a CDS encoding MBL fold metallo-hydrolase: MELIVLASGSKGNCTYLRGERGALLIDAGLSARETLRRLADAGADASLIEGILVTHEHIDHVRGVDVLARRLGVPVYATGGTLAALSGKCRQSMELRRCRCGESFALGDFSVEPFAVSHDANEPCGFSVTEGDLRIGCCTDTGTITPTIFDSLASCDAILLESNHCPNMLENGPYPAYLKSRIRSKRGHLSNPDAARCLQRLADHIHMAVLAHLSEINNTQEKALASALEGLGFYSDQVAVTVASQNPDPLHPEFCGLQL, encoded by the coding sequence ATGGAACTGATAGTCCTTGCGAGCGGGAGCAAAGGAAACTGCACCTACCTGCGAGGGGAGCGAGGTGCGCTGCTCATCGACGCAGGGCTCTCAGCACGTGAGACCCTCCGGCGCCTTGCGGATGCCGGTGCCGATGCATCGCTCATTGAGGGCATCCTAGTCACCCACGAGCATATCGACCATGTTCGGGGCGTCGACGTCCTGGCAAGGAGGCTTGGCGTCCCGGTCTATGCGACCGGCGGCACGCTGGCCGCGCTTTCCGGGAAATGCAGGCAATCGATGGAACTGCGACGGTGCAGGTGCGGTGAGTCATTTGCTCTCGGCGACTTTTCTGTCGAGCCCTTTGCCGTCTCCCACGATGCTAACGAGCCCTGCGGGTTCTCGGTCACTGAGGGCGACCTCCGCATCGGGTGCTGCACCGATACCGGGACCATAACCCCGACGATCTTCGATAGCCTCGCCTCCTGCGATGCTATCCTTCTTGAGAGCAACCACTGTCCCAATATGCTTGAGAATGGTCCGTACCCCGCCTATTTGAAGAGCCGGATACGCTCAAAGCGCGGGCACCTCTCAAACCCCGACGCCGCTCGCTGCCTGCAGCGGCTTGCCGACCACATTCACATGGCCGTGCTCGCCCACTTAAGCGAGATCAACAACACGCAGGAGAAAGCGTTGGCGAGCGCCCTTGAAGGCCTCGGGTTCTACTCCGACCAGGTTGCCGTCACCGTGGCCTCCCAGAACCCGGATCCTCTGCACCCGGAGTTCTGCGGTCTCCAACTCTGA
- a CDS encoding PAS domain S-box protein, whose protein sequence is MMTGNDTSRGAKRETFHDQSHLNEETYRSILFEAPDGFVMVDAEGRCQYLNPAFTRITGYTLEDLPTTSAWLERAHPNPAYRQRVQEMWEELLQGSRNSLVTSVVCGDGKVRDIEIRRSSLSSGCNLLTVRDVTEQVRIEERLRQITSELTAVVEAFPDLFLRLNIDGTIINTRIGRLAKTSLVPRTLLGRRIQDIFPAEIGDALLDAVQQAAQTGAPATSLEFCHTENGEVRYYEARVVPLHDTHLMAIIREITERKQTEQVLQSHHKHLEELVAERTAELERTNEQLKQLLHSIEMSERRAAEEWLDSSINLIADDAEVRITTDASGVVVIADEAAGDLIGYGSEELTGREIWSLFSGDNIREVLSSEVLGQGRPAECTEGTLLVGNEGLSQWVRISAAPITDVTGGVIGMVCTLRKA, encoded by the coding sequence ATGATGACGGGGAATGATACTAGTCGAGGCGCCAAGCGGGAAACATTCCACGACCAATCGCACCTCAATGAAGAGACTTACCGCTCGATTCTTTTTGAAGCGCCCGATGGGTTCGTCATGGTTGATGCTGAAGGCAGGTGCCAGTATCTCAATCCGGCGTTTACCAGGATTACCGGATATACTCTCGAAGATCTTCCGACAACCTCTGCCTGGCTTGAGCGTGCCCACCCAAACCCGGCATACCGTCAGAGAGTACAGGAGATGTGGGAGGAACTGCTCCAGGGGAGCCGAAACAGCCTCGTGACGAGCGTGGTCTGCGGGGACGGAAAAGTCCGCGATATCGAGATCAGGCGATCATCACTCAGTAGCGGCTGCAATCTGCTCACTGTCAGGGATGTCACCGAACAAGTCCGGATCGAAGAACGCCTCCGGCAGATCACGTCGGAATTGACGGCGGTGGTTGAGGCATTTCCCGACCTCTTCCTCCGATTAAACATCGACGGCACGATCATCAACACCAGGATCGGCAGACTGGCAAAGACCTCGCTTGTACCGAGAACACTGCTCGGACGGCGCATACAGGACATTTTCCCGGCAGAGATTGGCGACGCACTCCTGGACGCCGTTCAGCAGGCCGCCCAGACCGGTGCCCCTGCCACGTCCCTGGAGTTCTGCCATACGGAGAACGGGGAAGTGCGATACTATGAGGCCCGTGTCGTGCCGCTTCATGACACACACTTGATGGCCATCATCCGGGAGATTACGGAGCGAAAGCAGACAGAGCAGGTACTCCAGAGCCACCACAAACACCTGGAGGAACTCGTCGCCGAACGGACTGCCGAACTCGAACGCACAAATGAGCAACTCAAGCAACTCCTCCATTCTATTGAGATGAGCGAGCGAAGAGCCGCAGAAGAGTGGCTCGATTCATCGATCAACCTGATTGCTGATGATGCCGAGGTAAGGATCACCACCGATGCATCCGGGGTGGTCGTCATCGCTGACGAGGCCGCCGGGGATCTGATCGGCTACGGGAGTGAAGAATTGACCGGGAGAGAGATCTGGTCGCTCTTCTCTGGCGATAACATTCGGGAAGTTCTCTCATCGGAGGTTCTCGGACAGGGCAGACCTGCAGAGTGCACTGAGGGAACCCTGCTCGTAGGAAACGAGGGATTAAGCCAGTGGGTCCGCATCTCTGCTGCTCCGATCACCGATGTCACGGGTGGCGTGATAGGTATGGTCTGCACGCTCCGGAAGGCGTGA
- a CDS encoding ATP-dependent DNA ligase encodes MQFLEFAQICEHLEGISGRLEMIEQVSAVLPRLDDEELPIFVRFIMGRVFPDWSTKNLGVGPNLLYDAVAYVVGTKRGVVREAINAVGDVGLAVEQLLEKKEQTSFFIQELDLSEVYHAFERMAAAEGQRSQREKLRIVQGLFGNVRPLEGRYLARLMLEELRIGMGEGNVRDAVARAFNVDVRLVEHAHQAMNDLGAVALLARRDPEALSRVTIEPFHPVKMMLAQAGTIAAQIADHGEVAVEYKYDGSRFQFHKVGNLSRIYSRKLEDVTGSLPDIVKILSEATDHDVILDGEVVAVRDGRPMPFQYVIRRFRRKHEVNSMMEKIELVPRVFDILYLDGETLMDRPFAERRKLLEAVLAGSYVAPQFRVSDPAAAEAVYTEALDLGHEGVMVKVPDSPYTPGVRGRLWVKVKPGVETLDLVVVGAEWGEGRRAGMFGSFLLAVQDQGRLLPVGKVATGITDEVLADLYALLKDKVIAHSGKEVTLEPEVVFEVGYAEIQTSPNYASGYALRFPRFVQVRVDKSVEEAESLESLAERYRQQKNGQGSL; translated from the coding sequence ATGCAGTTTCTGGAGTTCGCTCAAATCTGCGAGCACCTTGAGGGTATCTCCGGGCGCCTGGAGATGATCGAGCAGGTCTCCGCCGTCCTGCCCCGTCTCGACGACGAGGAACTTCCGATCTTCGTCCGCTTCATCATGGGCAGGGTCTTTCCCGACTGGAGCACCAAAAACCTCGGCGTGGGTCCAAACCTCCTCTACGACGCCGTGGCCTACGTCGTCGGGACGAAGAGGGGCGTGGTCAGGGAGGCGATCAACGCGGTCGGGGATGTCGGTCTCGCGGTCGAGCAACTCCTGGAAAAGAAGGAGCAGACATCGTTTTTCATCCAGGAACTGGACCTCTCCGAGGTCTATCACGCTTTCGAGCGGATGGCCGCCGCAGAGGGGCAGCGGTCGCAGCGGGAGAAACTCCGCATCGTGCAGGGCCTCTTTGGGAACGTCCGACCGCTCGAGGGACGTTATCTCGCGCGGCTGATGCTCGAAGAGCTCCGGATCGGCATGGGCGAGGGGAACGTCCGCGACGCCGTCGCCCGGGCATTCAATGTCGACGTCCGCCTGGTCGAGCATGCCCACCAGGCGATGAACGACCTCGGTGCGGTCGCCCTCCTTGCCCGGCGGGACCCGGAGGCGCTCTCCCGCGTCACGATCGAGCCCTTCCACCCGGTGAAGATGATGCTTGCCCAGGCCGGGACGATCGCCGCTCAGATTGCCGATCACGGCGAGGTTGCGGTCGAGTACAAGTACGACGGGAGCCGGTTCCAGTTCCATAAGGTCGGCAATCTCTCCCGGATTTACTCACGGAAACTTGAGGATGTCACGGGCAGCCTCCCGGATATCGTAAAGATCCTCTCGGAGGCAACCGACCATGACGTCATCCTCGACGGGGAGGTGGTCGCCGTCCGGGACGGCAGGCCCATGCCGTTCCAGTACGTCATCAGGCGGTTCCGCCGTAAGCACGAGGTGAACTCGATGATGGAGAAGATCGAGCTCGTCCCGCGAGTCTTTGATATCCTCTACCTGGACGGCGAGACCCTGATGGATCGCCCCTTCGCCGAGCGGCGGAAGCTCCTTGAGGCGGTGCTCGCCGGATCATACGTTGCCCCGCAGTTCCGGGTGAGCGATCCCGCTGCGGCGGAGGCGGTCTACACCGAGGCGCTCGATCTCGGGCACGAGGGTGTGATGGTGAAGGTCCCGGACTCGCCCTACACCCCGGGCGTCCGCGGCCGCCTCTGGGTGAAGGTGAAGCCCGGTGTCGAGACCCTCGACCTCGTGGTCGTCGGGGCCGAGTGGGGCGAAGGCCGCCGGGCGGGGATGTTCGGCTCGTTCCTCCTCGCGGTTCAGGATCAGGGCCGGCTCCTCCCGGTGGGGAAGGTGGCGACCGGGATCACCGATGAGGTGCTTGCGGACCTCTATGCCCTCTTAAAGGACAAGGTCATCGCCCACTCGGGAAAAGAGGTGACGCTTGAGCCCGAGGTGGTCTTTGAGGTGGGCTACGCCGAGATTCAGACGAGCCCGAACTATGCAAGCGGCTACGCGCTCCGGTTCCCGCGGTTTGTCCAGGTCCGCGTGGACAAGAGCGTCGAGGAGGCTGAGAGCCTTGAATCTCTCGCCGAGCGCTATCGGCAGCAGAAGAATGGGCAGGGGTCGCTCTAG